From the Temnothorax longispinosus isolate EJ_2023e chromosome 6, Tlon_JGU_v1, whole genome shotgun sequence genome, one window contains:
- the LOC139815232 gene encoding putative lipid scramblase CLPTM1 has translation MATHGSRDSGDSGPSGLLRTDGTRDLIRKKMVVTGDDHRDNAEVDVTENMDNSQPNGELVLRTEQNNETDANVENNEQRQKAQQSRLESFFAITKSLIIRALIIYFISSLFRRSDNNPKSPNAVGDVRLQAVNIFSNGTLFDLSVYLSESENFKRFDDPRSLIWFEEGLIYGDWYGGPNRDGSRVLEHMFIPSERLKQNGSIYLHIYITKSGKSPNPKAGKGVYAGDYMSYSRKMLNKFKKIRYQKRHNLLTGESTASKEEMAKAELMDQEYVSHWHPNLTVNLVFDETNWVYGQVPQPLDEYIHFLPGGNSYKPILYMNDFWNMQRDYQPLNNTVEQLELRLTYQPLSLFKWQIYAAQSVRNKWTSSFMGEASDDDDNDQDTLKETLLETNPYLLGLTIIVSILHSVFEFLAFKNDIQFWNNRKSLEGLSVRSVFFNVFQSLVVLLYVLDNEMNTLVRISCAVSLCIEVWKINKVIDINVNREVKILGVFPKISFQDKGSYVESSTKEYDRLAFKYLSWALYPLLGGYAIYSLMYLEHKGWYSWILNMLYGFLLTFGFIMMTPQLFINYKLKSVAHLPWRMLSYKFLNTFIDDIFAFVIKMPTLYRLGCFRDDIVFFIFLYQRWIYKIDHTRVNEFGFSGEMEAQLVESKKQVAVKDHPSKDGSAKKNE, from the exons ATGGCAACTCATGGCTCACGGGACTCCGGGGACTCTGGACCATCTGGACTGCTCCGGACTGACGGGACACGGGATCTGATCAGGAAAAAAATGGTGGTTACTGGGGACGATCATCGTGACAATGCGGAAGTAGATGTCACAGAAAATATGGATAACAGTCAGCCCAATGGTGAACTGGTCCTGAGAACCGAACAAAATAACGAGACAGAC GCAAACGTGGAGAATAACGAACAAAGGCAGAAGGCACAGCAATCGCGCTTAGAATCATTCTTTGCCATAACAAAATCGTTGATAATACGAGCtctcataatttattttattagcagCCTCTTTAGACGCTCCGATAATAATCCGAAGTCTCCCAACGCCGTTGGCGATGTGCGCTTACAagctgtaaatatattttcgaatGGAACGTTATTTGACCTTAGTGTTTATCTGTCGGAGTCCGAGAACTTTAAAAGGTTTGACGATCCGCGATCTTTGATTTGGTTCGAGGAGGGTTTGATTTATGGGGATTGGTATGGCGGACCGAATCGAGATGGGTCCAGAGTTCTCGAGCACATGTTTATTCCTTCCGAGCGATTAAAACAAAACGGCTCGATCTACCTTCACATATACATAACGAAAAGCGGGAAATCGCCGAATCCCAAAGCTGGCAAAGGCGTTTACGCTGGTGACTATATGTCTTACTcaagaaaaatgttgaataagtttaagaaaattagGTATCAGAAGAGGCACAACTTGTTGACTGGTGAAAGTACAGCCAGTAAGGAGGAGATGGCG AAAGCTGAGCTAATGGATCAAGAATATGTGTCGCATTGGCATCCAAATTTGACTGTTAATTTAGTGTTTGATGAAACCAATTGGGTGTATGGTCAAGTACCGCAGCCATTGGACGAAT ATATACATTTCTTACCCGGTGGAAATTCTTACAAGCCGATACTATATATGAATGATTTTTGGAACATGCAGCGGGACTATCAACCGTTAAATAATACCGTAGAACAATTGGAACTCAGGTTGACTTACCAGCCACTTTCGTTGTTTAAATGGCAAATATACGCGGCTCAGTCCGTTAGAAATAAATGGACGTCGTCGTTCATGG GAGAAGCATCTGACGACGATGATAACGATCAAGATACTCTGAAGGAAACTTTACTGGAAACGAATCCATATTTACTAGGATTGACTATTATTGTATCGATCTTGCATAGTGTGTTTGAATTTTTAGCATTTAAGAATG ATATCCAATTCTGGAACAACCGAAAATCCTTGGAGGGTTTGTCGGTGCGCTCTGTATTTTTCAATGTATTCCAGTCTCTCGTTGTTCTCCTCTACGTTCTAGACAACGAGATGAACACGCTTGTGCGCATTAGCTGCGCGGTAAGTCTGTGCATCGAGGTGTGGAAGATCAACAAAGTTATAGACATTAACGTCAATAGAGAAGTGAAAATACTCGGAGTTTTTCCGAAGATATCATTCCAAGATAAGGGATCGTACGTGGAGTCTTCTACGAAGGAGTACGACAGACTCGCCTTCAAATATCTCTCGTGGGCTTTGTACCCTCTGCTGGGAGGATACGCCATTTATTCTTTAATGTATTTGGAGCATAAGGGATGGTACTCTTGGATTCTCAATATGTTGTATGGATTCCTGTTGACTTTCGGATTCATCATGATGACACCGCAGCTATTTATCAACTACAAATTGAAGAGCGTCGCGCACCTTCCATGGCGTATGCTGTCGTACAAATTCCTGAACACGTTCATCGACGATATCTTTGCATTTGTGATAAAGATGCCGACGTTGTACAGGCTCGGCTGCTTCCGCGACGACATTgttttcttcatatttttgtatcaaagATGGATATATAAGATCGATCACACCCGAGTGAACGAGTTTGGTTTCTCCGGGGAGATGGAGGCGCAGCTCGTGGAAAGTAAGAAGCAGGTAGCTGTCAAAGACCATCCGTCAAAGGACGGATCGGCGaaaaagaatgaataa
- the Mulk gene encoding acylglycerol kinase, mitochondrial, with product MAKVLTLLKTIRNNWKKSMVGAAAFSYGVSYGKQAYDTEQLMRQCCEDVARYGDTSCPTNIKPRHVTVILNSAAKKRKAKKLFQKYCEPLLHLAGISITVIDTQSGSHARNAIMNLETPTDAIIVAGGDGTLSDVVTGLMRKYEHNLHLVRQCPIGVLPLGSTNTIASMFYQRYEDLIDIHHMIDATMAIINNNLKLIDTIEIKLLNNDPENSIKPVYAVGGIEWGAWSDTHACIDKYWYWGSLRKYAAYVFSGYKSKLNWKCNAVMKYTNPCKGCSHCYSKDLSYNQSANSNRRWWHAFLPKRQTLGSDNHVDYSKVMNEDCGLFYEMPISTTELCIKTENVSVQSAPLLKIALGPENISYATFVEKGWKRERDNELPINSILDAKYIELYPETTNEDQMFYIDNEEYELKPIQMKLLPQSVTIFYPGLNS from the exons atGGCCAAGGTATTAACTCTGCTGAAGACGATACGAAATAATTGGAAGAAATCCATGGTGGGAGCCGCGGCGTTCTCCTACGGAGTATCATACGGTAAACAAGCGTACGA TACGGAGCAATTAATGCGCCAGTGTTGCGAAGACGTAGCCAGATACGGAGACACCTCTTGCCCTACGAACATCAAGCCCCGTCATGTGaccgttattttaaattcagcTGCTAAGAAAAG AAaagctaaaaaattattccagaAGTACTGCGAGCCTCTATTGCATTTGGCCGGCATCTCGATAACTGTCATCGACACACAATCAGGAAGCCATGCTCGTAACGCAATAATGAATCTGGAAACACCTACCGATGCTATTATTGTAGCGGGAGGGGATGGTACCTTGTCGGACGTTGTAACTGGTTTGATGAGAAAGTACGAGCACAATCTTCATTTGGTCAGACAATGCCCTATTGGTGTTTTACCATTGGGAAGCACAAATACAATCGCGAGCATGTTTTATCAAAGATACGAAGATTTAATCGACATACACCACATGATCGATGCGACAATGgcaattattaacaataatcttaAATTGATAGATACCATTGAAATCAAATTACTTAAC aacgATCCAGAAAATTCCATAAAGCCAGTTTATGCAGTTGGAGGCATAGAATGGGGAGCTTGGAGCGATACGCACGCGTGCATTGACAAATATTGGTACTGGGGTTCCTTACGCAA GTATGCAGCTTATGTGTTCAGTGGTTACAAATCAAAGTTGAACTGGAAGTGCAATGCAGTAATGAAGTATACAAATCCTTGCAAAGGATGTTCACATTGTTATTCCAAAGATTTGTCTTACAATCAATCTGCGAATTCCAATAGAAGATGGTGGCATGCATTTCTACCAAAAAGACAAACACTTGGTtctg ACAATCATGTCGATTACAGTAAAGTAATGAATGAAGATTGCGGTTTATTTTATGAGATGCCTATTTCAACAACAGAACTATGCataaaaactgaaaatgtATCAGTTCAATCAGCgcctttattaaaaatagctcTAG GCCCAGAAAATATTAGTTATGCCACATTTGTTGAGAAAGGATGGAAACGAGAAAGGGACAATGAATTGccaataaattcaatattagatgcaaaatatattgaattatatccTGAAACA acGAATGAAGATCAGATGTTTTATATTGACAACGAAGAATATGAGCTAAAGCCAATTCAAATGAAATTACTTCCACAGTCTGTAACAATTTTCTATCCCGGGTTAAATAGCTAA
- the L(2)dtl gene encoding protein lethal(2)denticleless isoform X2, with translation MNVTNTIDRRERGFGMVCDYDIALYRLKCYYNDVYHGITPNTNVADYNPEPPVFACRFCTTPGYEEILALANEDGKVAFQDTRIKDKYNLPLEGTQAHCNAIFDIAWMPGEMKLVTASGDHSARLWDVTRPEIKQINYFHAHTRSVKTAVFRDDDKGARDGFIMIWDIRANHSDQPKPDNCIANAHSIGGTGNTRRKSHTQTSRAQSITGLVFQDDFTLISCAAGDGLLKVWDLRKNYTVHKKEPIAKHLMNYSGNSTRNGFSSLLICPNRITLYASCMDNIIYAYNVSSYNHKPVAEYYGHQNRTYYVKTCLSSDGRYLASGSSDELAYIWNTNRPGTSLVKLSGHTDEVTCIAWCSVGETKVVTCSDDACHKIWRVGLEDEEDNKEVIIRGQAEVVERYCLEKIKIETTPSSRYSNTRQETTPSSDEHKAPVLTPVTTPESSKEDYNENKHNSVKRSYLQMMIGSRSEEKFKCILSPIYENHETVAKRPHMDNRGMRRLFGSSNETPTTTRDYNSDEPSTSQSTSRNEQVFLSPTINLPNFVVDGTAPHLLEISPQKYKENVDWLTKYRKEKYEQKKTASTSSSPKTQSTPGRRSNRSRSTEPQKVTKTIKSSILNFFNKEAIIKENEKDLPSNNNTLPPTSTS, from the exons ATGAATGTAACAAACACTATTGATCGACGGGAGAGAGGATTCG GAATGGTATGTGATTATGACATCGCTCTTTATCGCCTAAAATGCTATTACAATGATGTATATCATGGAATAACTCCAAACACAAATGTAGCTGATTACAATCCCGAACCGCCAGTGTTTGCGTGCCGTTTCTGCACCACGCCAGGGTACGAGGAGATTCTTGCTTTGGCGAATGAAGACGGGAAAGTCGCTTTCCAAGATACCAGGATCAAGGATAAATACAATCTACCATTGGAAGGAACGCAG GCACACTGTAATGCGATCTTCGATATTGCCTGGATGCCTGGAGAAATGAAGTTGGTTACAGCGTCGGGTGATCACTCAGCACGTCTGTGGGATGTTACTAGGCCTgagataaaacaaataaattattttcacgcACATACGAGAAGCGTAAAAACAGCAGTCTTTCGTGATGATGATAAAG GCGCTAGAGATGGCTTCATCATGATATGGGACATCAGAGCTAATCACAGTGATCAACCTAAGCCAGATAATTGTATCGCCAATGCGCACAGTATCGGTGGCACAGGCAATACGAGACGAAAGTCACACACTCAAACATCGCGAGCACAAAGTATTACTGGTTTAGTGTTTCAGGATGATTTTACATTAATCTCGTGCGCTGCGGGCGATGG TCTGTTGAAAGTGTGGGACTTGCGCAAGAATTACACTGTCCACAAGAAAGAGCCGATAGCTAAGCATCTAATGAATTACTCCGGGAATAGTACCAGAAACGGCTTCTCCTCGTTGTTAATATGCCCGAACAGGATTACATTATACGCAAGTTGCAtggataatattatatacgctTATAATGTATCGTCATATAATCATAAACCGG TGGCGGAGTATTATGGGCATCAAAATCGTACGTACTACGTAAAAACCTGTTTGAGTTCTGATGGTCGTTATCTTGCCAGTGGATCCAGCGATGAACTTGCATACATTTGGAACACTAACAGACCAGGTACATCACTAGTTAAACTTTCCGGTCACACAGATGAAGTGACTTGCATTGCGTGGTGCAGCGTGGGAGAAACTAAg GTAGTGACTTGCTCCGACGATGCTTGTCACAAAATATGGAGAGTCGGGCTCGAAGACGAAGAAGATAACAAAGAAGTGATAATACGCGGTCAAGCTGAAGTTGTAGAAAGATACtgtttagaaaaaattaaaatagaaactaCCCCAAGTTCTCGATACTCGAATACCCGTCAAGAAACTACACCAAGCTCGGACGAACACAAGGCACCTGTCCTTACCCCGG TTACGACTCCCGAATCTAGTAAAGAagattataatgaaaataagcACAATTCTGTCAAACGTAGTTACCTGCAAATGATGATAGGATCAAGATCTGAggaaaaattcaaatgtattttatcaCCTATTTATGAAAACCATGAGACGGTTGCGAAAAGACCTCATATGGACAATCGTGGTATGCGAAGGCTATTTGGTTCAAGTAACGAGACCCCTACTACAACTAGAGACTACAATTCGGACGAACCCAGTACGAGCCAATCCACGAGCAGAAATGAACAAGTTTTCCTTTCACCTACAATTAACTTGCCAAATTTCGTGGTGGATGGTACAGCGCCACATTTACTTGAAATATCACCGCAGAAGTACAAGGAGAATGTCGATTGGTTAACGAAATATAGGAAGGAGAAATACGAACAAAAGAAAACTGCGTCGACTTCAAGCAGTCCGAAGACTCAATCGACACCTGGCCGAAGATCCAACAGATCGCGATCGACAGAGCCccaaaaagttacaaaaacaataaaaagttCTATACTGAACTTCTTTAATAAAGAGGCCATTATTAAAGAGAACGAAAAAGATTTACCTtcgaataataatactttaccACCAACGAGTACATCTTGA
- the L(2)dtl gene encoding protein lethal(2)denticleless isoform X1 — MNVTNTIDRRERGFGMVCDYDIALYRLKCYYNDVYHGITPNTNVADYNPEPPVFACRFCTTPGYEEILALANEDGKVAFQDTRIKDKYNLPLEGTQAHCNAIFDIAWMPGEMKLVTASGDHSARLWDVTRPEIKQINYFHAHTRSVKTAVFRDDDKAVFATGARDGFIMIWDIRANHSDQPKPDNCIANAHSIGGTGNTRRKSHTQTSRAQSITGLVFQDDFTLISCAAGDGLLKVWDLRKNYTVHKKEPIAKHLMNYSGNSTRNGFSSLLICPNRITLYASCMDNIIYAYNVSSYNHKPVAEYYGHQNRTYYVKTCLSSDGRYLASGSSDELAYIWNTNRPGTSLVKLSGHTDEVTCIAWCSVGETKVVTCSDDACHKIWRVGLEDEEDNKEVIIRGQAEVVERYCLEKIKIETTPSSRYSNTRQETTPSSDEHKAPVLTPVTTPESSKEDYNENKHNSVKRSYLQMMIGSRSEEKFKCILSPIYENHETVAKRPHMDNRGMRRLFGSSNETPTTTRDYNSDEPSTSQSTSRNEQVFLSPTINLPNFVVDGTAPHLLEISPQKYKENVDWLTKYRKEKYEQKKTASTSSSPKTQSTPGRRSNRSRSTEPQKVTKTIKSSILNFFNKEAIIKENEKDLPSNNNTLPPTSTS, encoded by the exons ATGAATGTAACAAACACTATTGATCGACGGGAGAGAGGATTCG GAATGGTATGTGATTATGACATCGCTCTTTATCGCCTAAAATGCTATTACAATGATGTATATCATGGAATAACTCCAAACACAAATGTAGCTGATTACAATCCCGAACCGCCAGTGTTTGCGTGCCGTTTCTGCACCACGCCAGGGTACGAGGAGATTCTTGCTTTGGCGAATGAAGACGGGAAAGTCGCTTTCCAAGATACCAGGATCAAGGATAAATACAATCTACCATTGGAAGGAACGCAG GCACACTGTAATGCGATCTTCGATATTGCCTGGATGCCTGGAGAAATGAAGTTGGTTACAGCGTCGGGTGATCACTCAGCACGTCTGTGGGATGTTACTAGGCCTgagataaaacaaataaattattttcacgcACATACGAGAAGCGTAAAAACAGCAGTCTTTCGTGATGATGATAAAG ctgTCTTTGCAACAGGCGCTAGAGATGGCTTCATCATGATATGGGACATCAGAGCTAATCACAGTGATCAACCTAAGCCAGATAATTGTATCGCCAATGCGCACAGTATCGGTGGCACAGGCAATACGAGACGAAAGTCACACACTCAAACATCGCGAGCACAAAGTATTACTGGTTTAGTGTTTCAGGATGATTTTACATTAATCTCGTGCGCTGCGGGCGATGG TCTGTTGAAAGTGTGGGACTTGCGCAAGAATTACACTGTCCACAAGAAAGAGCCGATAGCTAAGCATCTAATGAATTACTCCGGGAATAGTACCAGAAACGGCTTCTCCTCGTTGTTAATATGCCCGAACAGGATTACATTATACGCAAGTTGCAtggataatattatatacgctTATAATGTATCGTCATATAATCATAAACCGG TGGCGGAGTATTATGGGCATCAAAATCGTACGTACTACGTAAAAACCTGTTTGAGTTCTGATGGTCGTTATCTTGCCAGTGGATCCAGCGATGAACTTGCATACATTTGGAACACTAACAGACCAGGTACATCACTAGTTAAACTTTCCGGTCACACAGATGAAGTGACTTGCATTGCGTGGTGCAGCGTGGGAGAAACTAAg GTAGTGACTTGCTCCGACGATGCTTGTCACAAAATATGGAGAGTCGGGCTCGAAGACGAAGAAGATAACAAAGAAGTGATAATACGCGGTCAAGCTGAAGTTGTAGAAAGATACtgtttagaaaaaattaaaatagaaactaCCCCAAGTTCTCGATACTCGAATACCCGTCAAGAAACTACACCAAGCTCGGACGAACACAAGGCACCTGTCCTTACCCCGG TTACGACTCCCGAATCTAGTAAAGAagattataatgaaaataagcACAATTCTGTCAAACGTAGTTACCTGCAAATGATGATAGGATCAAGATCTGAggaaaaattcaaatgtattttatcaCCTATTTATGAAAACCATGAGACGGTTGCGAAAAGACCTCATATGGACAATCGTGGTATGCGAAGGCTATTTGGTTCAAGTAACGAGACCCCTACTACAACTAGAGACTACAATTCGGACGAACCCAGTACGAGCCAATCCACGAGCAGAAATGAACAAGTTTTCCTTTCACCTACAATTAACTTGCCAAATTTCGTGGTGGATGGTACAGCGCCACATTTACTTGAAATATCACCGCAGAAGTACAAGGAGAATGTCGATTGGTTAACGAAATATAGGAAGGAGAAATACGAACAAAAGAAAACTGCGTCGACTTCAAGCAGTCCGAAGACTCAATCGACACCTGGCCGAAGATCCAACAGATCGCGATCGACAGAGCCccaaaaagttacaaaaacaataaaaagttCTATACTGAACTTCTTTAATAAAGAGGCCATTATTAAAGAGAACGAAAAAGATTTACCTtcgaataataatactttaccACCAACGAGTACATCTTGA
- the L(2)dtl gene encoding protein lethal(2)denticleless isoform X3 codes for MNVTNTIDRRERGFVFACRFCTTPGYEEILALANEDGKVAFQDTRIKDKYNLPLEGTQAHCNAIFDIAWMPGEMKLVTASGDHSARLWDVTRPEIKQINYFHAHTRSVKTAVFRDDDKAVFATGARDGFIMIWDIRANHSDQPKPDNCIANAHSIGGTGNTRRKSHTQTSRAQSITGLVFQDDFTLISCAAGDGLLKVWDLRKNYTVHKKEPIAKHLMNYSGNSTRNGFSSLLICPNRITLYASCMDNIIYAYNVSSYNHKPVAEYYGHQNRTYYVKTCLSSDGRYLASGSSDELAYIWNTNRPGTSLVKLSGHTDEVTCIAWCSVGETKVVTCSDDACHKIWRVGLEDEEDNKEVIIRGQAEVVERYCLEKIKIETTPSSRYSNTRQETTPSSDEHKAPVLTPVTTPESSKEDYNENKHNSVKRSYLQMMIGSRSEEKFKCILSPIYENHETVAKRPHMDNRGMRRLFGSSNETPTTTRDYNSDEPSTSQSTSRNEQVFLSPTINLPNFVVDGTAPHLLEISPQKYKENVDWLTKYRKEKYEQKKTASTSSSPKTQSTPGRRSNRSRSTEPQKVTKTIKSSILNFFNKEAIIKENEKDLPSNNNTLPPTSTS; via the exons ATGAATGTAACAAACACTATTGATCGACGGGAGAGAGGATTCG TGTTTGCGTGCCGTTTCTGCACCACGCCAGGGTACGAGGAGATTCTTGCTTTGGCGAATGAAGACGGGAAAGTCGCTTTCCAAGATACCAGGATCAAGGATAAATACAATCTACCATTGGAAGGAACGCAG GCACACTGTAATGCGATCTTCGATATTGCCTGGATGCCTGGAGAAATGAAGTTGGTTACAGCGTCGGGTGATCACTCAGCACGTCTGTGGGATGTTACTAGGCCTgagataaaacaaataaattattttcacgcACATACGAGAAGCGTAAAAACAGCAGTCTTTCGTGATGATGATAAAG ctgTCTTTGCAACAGGCGCTAGAGATGGCTTCATCATGATATGGGACATCAGAGCTAATCACAGTGATCAACCTAAGCCAGATAATTGTATCGCCAATGCGCACAGTATCGGTGGCACAGGCAATACGAGACGAAAGTCACACACTCAAACATCGCGAGCACAAAGTATTACTGGTTTAGTGTTTCAGGATGATTTTACATTAATCTCGTGCGCTGCGGGCGATGG TCTGTTGAAAGTGTGGGACTTGCGCAAGAATTACACTGTCCACAAGAAAGAGCCGATAGCTAAGCATCTAATGAATTACTCCGGGAATAGTACCAGAAACGGCTTCTCCTCGTTGTTAATATGCCCGAACAGGATTACATTATACGCAAGTTGCAtggataatattatatacgctTATAATGTATCGTCATATAATCATAAACCGG TGGCGGAGTATTATGGGCATCAAAATCGTACGTACTACGTAAAAACCTGTTTGAGTTCTGATGGTCGTTATCTTGCCAGTGGATCCAGCGATGAACTTGCATACATTTGGAACACTAACAGACCAGGTACATCACTAGTTAAACTTTCCGGTCACACAGATGAAGTGACTTGCATTGCGTGGTGCAGCGTGGGAGAAACTAAg GTAGTGACTTGCTCCGACGATGCTTGTCACAAAATATGGAGAGTCGGGCTCGAAGACGAAGAAGATAACAAAGAAGTGATAATACGCGGTCAAGCTGAAGTTGTAGAAAGATACtgtttagaaaaaattaaaatagaaactaCCCCAAGTTCTCGATACTCGAATACCCGTCAAGAAACTACACCAAGCTCGGACGAACACAAGGCACCTGTCCTTACCCCGG TTACGACTCCCGAATCTAGTAAAGAagattataatgaaaataagcACAATTCTGTCAAACGTAGTTACCTGCAAATGATGATAGGATCAAGATCTGAggaaaaattcaaatgtattttatcaCCTATTTATGAAAACCATGAGACGGTTGCGAAAAGACCTCATATGGACAATCGTGGTATGCGAAGGCTATTTGGTTCAAGTAACGAGACCCCTACTACAACTAGAGACTACAATTCGGACGAACCCAGTACGAGCCAATCCACGAGCAGAAATGAACAAGTTTTCCTTTCACCTACAATTAACTTGCCAAATTTCGTGGTGGATGGTACAGCGCCACATTTACTTGAAATATCACCGCAGAAGTACAAGGAGAATGTCGATTGGTTAACGAAATATAGGAAGGAGAAATACGAACAAAAGAAAACTGCGTCGACTTCAAGCAGTCCGAAGACTCAATCGACACCTGGCCGAAGATCCAACAGATCGCGATCGACAGAGCCccaaaaagttacaaaaacaataaaaagttCTATACTGAACTTCTTTAATAAAGAGGCCATTATTAAAGAGAACGAAAAAGATTTACCTtcgaataataatactttaccACCAACGAGTACATCTTGA